From Methanoculleus oceani, a single genomic window includes:
- a CDS encoding M1 family metallopeptidase, translated as MTEHEGRERLFRYYPEDFGALPVRVVHMDLAFDVYDGHTRVVSAFTAETLDAPLASLALNARDLDILRVTCAGYAVTYTYDRSAAALTVAFDPPVPPRTRFTLDTETICRPSSHVLEGLYYDGACPAGPPTQITQCQQWGFQRLVPCLDDMTAKCTYTTAIVADDGYTNLISNGDPAGPRYYPGLGRSVQEYRSITTPMAPYLFFLGVGCYDTHRREFEYPDGRTFSLELLAKPGSDAAAAERALDILADAVMWVHLFTGPAQYRDHETREEVWRQVRVRDEAKHAGDRAAIEASRKVLAGLVAAIQTGYAYTGAVYREIAMQNSDFGGMENVGNTTLAANRIMPYPEATDPAFEYMVRVKVHEYYHNENGSEVTGRSPFELWLNEAVTVHIENRHHAFLFGEAYSRLQTVLDLLDPEAGTLVLDRGAGSMPIEPDGFNDPNDLVTGVTYVKAPEFVRMIETLMGKETFAEGLGRYHDRFRHANASRDDWIRCMEETSGQNFSGMAATWLKEREYPVLTVTPTYDPASRRFTLAYRQSRSPEGRIWEFPFRFALVDAGGRDLTDRTVRIADEAGEIVIDGVDRPAFLSLNRGYSFYGKVAYRPPEDELYLQVQSDTDIVGRFTAFAALADRELLRLLEDPDAAVSTQFADLCTALLADDRLMEEAGGQFLTIFPSVGDERFAHHYRALYDARKRILGAVAVRHPDALLRVYRQAANAPGGSGYLGGEAAAIRQRQRKNTCLAILATLDTPEVHQLIARQFREATAATDRLTAFSLLLESSAPERREILAAFSLSSARSPVAWESFLAAVAGSDCDDLVAILREIESSPAFAIEQADQQRALYGRFALNRKRSLETGEGRAYLAQVLRRLAPVNEYSTVRALDAFAFIDGMEPRHRVPAVAVLADLLASLDAGAHPAVYNNARRFLIGAPKAVRAYEEEHGEIPALRGLAP; from the coding sequence TTGACCGAACACGAAGGGCGGGAGAGGCTCTTTCGCTACTATCCGGAGGACTTCGGGGCGCTCCCCGTGAGAGTTGTCCACATGGATCTCGCCTTCGACGTCTACGACGGCCACACCCGGGTCGTCTCCGCCTTCACCGCCGAGACACTCGACGCGCCGCTCGCTTCCCTCGCCCTGAACGCCCGCGACCTGGATATCCTCCGGGTCACGTGCGCCGGATATGCCGTCACCTACACCTACGACCGGAGCGCCGCGGCCCTCACCGTCGCCTTCGACCCCCCGGTCCCCCCCCGGACCCGGTTCACCCTCGATACCGAGACGATCTGCCGGCCGAGCAGCCACGTCCTCGAGGGCCTCTACTACGACGGGGCCTGCCCCGCCGGGCCGCCCACCCAGATCACCCAGTGCCAGCAGTGGGGGTTCCAGCGGCTGGTCCCCTGCCTCGACGACATGACCGCGAAGTGCACCTACACGACGGCGATCGTCGCGGACGACGGGTATACGAACCTCATATCGAACGGCGACCCCGCGGGGCCGCGGTACTACCCGGGCCTCGGCCGCTCCGTTCAGGAGTACCGGAGCATCACGACCCCGATGGCCCCCTACCTCTTCTTCCTCGGGGTGGGGTGCTACGACACCCACCGGCGCGAGTTCGAGTACCCCGACGGGCGGACGTTCTCCCTCGAACTTCTCGCAAAACCCGGCTCTGATGCGGCGGCGGCGGAGCGTGCGCTCGATATCCTCGCGGACGCCGTGATGTGGGTTCACCTCTTCACCGGCCCCGCGCAGTACCGCGACCACGAGACCCGGGAGGAGGTGTGGCGCCAGGTCCGGGTGCGGGACGAGGCGAAGCACGCCGGGGACCGGGCAGCCATTGAAGCGTCCAGAAAGGTGCTTGCCGGGCTTGTTGCGGCCATCCAGACAGGCTACGCCTACACGGGAGCAGTCTACCGGGAGATCGCCATGCAGAACTCCGACTTCGGCGGGATGGAGAATGTCGGGAACACAACCCTTGCCGCAAACAGGATCATGCCCTACCCCGAAGCGACCGACCCTGCCTTTGAGTATATGGTCAGGGTGAAGGTCCACGAGTACTACCACAACGAGAACGGCTCCGAGGTGACGGGGAGGAGCCCGTTCGAGCTCTGGCTGAACGAAGCGGTGACGGTCCATATCGAGAACCGGCACCACGCCTTCCTCTTCGGCGAGGCCTACTCCCGCCTCCAGACCGTGCTCGACCTCCTCGACCCCGAGGCCGGGACGCTCGTCCTTGACCGGGGCGCGGGCTCGATGCCGATCGAGCCGGACGGGTTCAACGACCCCAACGACCTCGTCACGGGCGTCACCTACGTGAAAGCCCCCGAATTCGTCAGGATGATCGAGACGCTGATGGGGAAGGAGACGTTTGCGGAAGGGCTCGGCCGCTACCACGACCGGTTCCGGCACGCCAACGCCTCCCGGGACGACTGGATACGCTGCATGGAGGAGACCTCGGGACAGAACTTCTCGGGGATGGCGGCGACCTGGCTGAAGGAGAGGGAGTACCCGGTCCTCACCGTGACCCCCACATACGACCCGGCTTCCCGGCGGTTCACCCTCGCCTACCGGCAGAGCCGCTCACCTGAAGGCCGCATCTGGGAGTTCCCGTTCCGGTTCGCGCTCGTCGACGCCGGAGGCCGGGACCTTACGGACCGGACCGTCCGTATCGCGGACGAGGCAGGGGAGATCGTCATCGACGGCGTCGATCGGCCCGCATTCCTCTCGCTCAACCGCGGCTACTCCTTCTACGGGAAGGTGGCATACCGGCCGCCGGAGGACGAACTCTACCTCCAGGTGCAGAGCGACACCGATATCGTCGGCCGCTTCACCGCGTTTGCGGCGCTCGCCGACCGGGAACTACTCCGGCTCCTCGAGGACCCGGACGCGGCGGTCTCGACGCAGTTTGCCGACCTCTGCACCGCTCTCCTCGCCGACGACCGCCTCATGGAAGAGGCCGGCGGCCAGTTCCTGACGATCTTCCCCTCCGTCGGGGATGAGCGGTTCGCCCACCACTACCGGGCGCTCTACGATGCCCGGAAAAGGATCCTCGGTGCCGTCGCCGTCCGGCATCCGGATGCCCTTCTTCGCGTCTACCGGCAGGCGGCGAACGCTCCGGGCGGCTCGGGCTACCTCGGAGGAGAGGCCGCGGCGATCCGGCAACGGCAGAGGAAGAACACCTGCCTCGCGATCCTCGCTACCCTCGATACCCCCGAGGTCCACCAGTTGATCGCCCGCCAGTTCCGGGAGGCGACGGCCGCAACCGACCGCCTCACCGCATTTTCGCTGCTCCTCGAGAGCAGTGCCCCGGAGCGCCGGGAGATCCTTGCGGCGTTCTCTCTCTCCTCGGCGAGAAGTCCTGTGGCGTGGGAGTCCTTCCTTGCCGCGGTCGCCGGGAGCGATTGCGACGATCTTGTCGCGATCCTCCGCGAAATCGAATCCTCGCCCGCCTTTGCAATAGAGCAGGCCGACCAGCAGCGGGCGCTTTACGGGAGGTTCGCGCTGAACAGGAAGCGGTCGCTTGAGACCGGAGAGGGGCGGGCCTACCTCGCGCAGGTTCTCCGGCGGCTCGCTCCGGTCAATGAGTACAGCACCGTCCGGGCTCTCGACGCGTTTGCGTTCATCGACGGGATGGAGCCCCGCCACCGGGTTCCGGCCGTTGCGGTGCTTGCCGACCTCCTTGCCTCCCTCGATGCGGGCGCCCACCCGGCCGTCTACAACAACGCCCGCCGCTTCCTCATCGGCGCCCCAAAAGCCGTCCGCGCCTATGAGGAGGAGCACGGGGAGATCCCGGCCCTCCGGGGACTCGCCCCCTGA
- a CDS encoding MBL fold metallo-hydrolase yields MRLTVLVDNATLTDRYFLAEPGLSIYLEDGGTRVLFDAGYSGILVKNARKMGIDLLRVEEIVISHGHLDHTWGLDALVRLHTEAILEGRERIEPTFIAHPDAFLTRSCDGVGEIGCHLSVEELFRHGKVLLTAAPLWLTENLVFLGEIERRFEFERAPSCGYIYTPDGIRDDTVADDTALACKTAEGLVVITGCSHSGICSIVEQAREICDEDRVADVIGGFHLLDAPPEQVQGILDYFAEVQPAVLHPCHCTDLAAKVALSKIADVREAGVGLHLEYG; encoded by the coding sequence ATGAGGCTGACGGTCCTCGTCGATAACGCCACCCTCACCGACCGCTACTTCCTCGCGGAACCCGGGCTCTCGATCTACCTCGAGGACGGCGGGACCCGCGTCCTCTTCGATGCCGGCTACTCGGGCATCCTCGTCAAGAACGCACGGAAGATGGGGATCGACCTCCTCCGCGTCGAAGAGATTGTCATCTCCCACGGCCACCTCGACCACACCTGGGGTCTCGACGCCCTCGTCCGGCTCCATACCGAGGCTATCCTCGAGGGTCGCGAGCGGATCGAGCCCACGTTCATCGCTCATCCCGACGCGTTCCTCACCCGGAGCTGCGACGGCGTCGGGGAGATCGGGTGCCACCTCTCGGTCGAGGAACTCTTCCGGCACGGGAAGGTCCTCCTCACCGCGGCTCCCCTCTGGCTGACCGAGAACCTGGTCTTCCTCGGCGAGATCGAGCGGCGGTTCGAGTTCGAGCGGGCGCCTTCGTGCGGCTACATCTACACCCCCGACGGTATCCGGGACGACACCGTCGCCGACGATACCGCGCTCGCCTGCAAGACCGCGGAGGGGCTCGTCGTCATCACCGGCTGCTCTCACTCAGGGATCTGCTCGATCGTCGAGCAGGCACGCGAGATCTGCGACGAAGATCGGGTCGCCGACGTCATCGGGGGGTTCCACCTCCTCGACGCGCCGCCGGAGCAGGTGCAGGGGATCCTCGACTATTTTGCGGAGGTGCAGCCGGCGGTCCTTCACCCCTGCCACTGCACCGACCTTGCGGCAAAGGTTGCACTCTCGAAGATCGCGGACGTTCGGGAGGCGGGCGTCGGGCTGCACCTGGAGTACGGGTGA
- a CDS encoding SRPBCC domain-containing protein: MTAPLPAHSGILVREVRAETIIDAPPGVVWRVLTDFASYPDWNPFILSIEGKPWVGTRLSVEIRPPGRKSMRFSPRVLRVAKDHELRWIGRVLIAGLFDGEHRFTIAPEGDGSRFVQAEVFTGLLVPVVDLTGTFRATHLGFLLMNRALRERAESDGS; encoded by the coding sequence ATGACCGCCCCCCTGCCGGCACACTCCGGGATCCTGGTCCGGGAAGTCCGGGCCGAGACCATCATCGACGCCCCTCCCGGAGTCGTCTGGCGGGTGCTGACCGACTTCGCCTCCTACCCCGACTGGAACCCGTTCATCCTCTCGATCGAGGGGAAACCCTGGGTGGGGACACGCCTTTCGGTCGAGATCCGACCCCCGGGACGGAAGAGCATGCGGTTTTCCCCGAGGGTGCTGCGGGTCGCGAAAGACCACGAGCTCCGGTGGATCGGCCGTGTCCTGATCGCAGGGCTCTTCGACGGAGAACACCGGTTCACCATCGCTCCCGAGGGCGACGGTTCGCGGTTCGTCCAGGCCGAGGTCTTCACCGGGCTGCTGGTGCCCGTCGTCGACCTCACCGGCACCTTCCGGGCGACCCATCTCGGGTTCCTGCTGATGAACCGGGCGCTCAGGGAGCGTGCGGAAAGCGACGGGTCGTAA
- a CDS encoding 2'-5' RNA ligase family protein, producing the protein MHKLPDTVAIDVVLLPPGPIMDMAIGANRTLLAGSPDGGIRLDGEDCLPHISVAMLPVRSGDIPEITAKVDRIARQCSPMTMTVDAVVKHRSGTGETVSAFHILRAEILQLFHKTVMNALKPYPAPPAGPEMFAGETSASSVDCLVRFQKTSAYLRYSPHITLGFGNLPEILPGIDFPIRFEVTKAAICHLGSHCTCRRVLAGFDLGNRTPGARGRAARR; encoded by the coding sequence ATGCACAAACTTCCTGATACGGTTGCTATCGATGTCGTTCTCCTGCCGCCCGGGCCGATCATGGATATGGCGATCGGCGCGAACCGGACCCTGCTCGCCGGCAGCCCGGACGGGGGAATACGCCTTGATGGAGAGGACTGCCTCCCGCACATCTCGGTCGCGATGCTCCCGGTAAGAAGCGGCGATATCCCGGAGATCACCGCAAAGGTGGACCGGATTGCCCGGCAGTGTTCCCCCATGACGATGACCGTCGACGCCGTCGTGAAACACCGCTCGGGCACGGGAGAGACCGTCTCCGCGTTCCACATCCTCCGGGCGGAGATCCTCCAGCTCTTTCACAAGACTGTGATGAACGCATTAAAGCCGTATCCTGCGCCCCCGGCCGGACCGGAGATGTTTGCAGGAGAGACGTCCGCATCATCCGTCGACTGCCTCGTCCGGTTCCAGAAGACCTCGGCGTATCTGCGCTACTCACCGCACATCACGCTCGGGTTCGGCAACCTTCCGGAGATCCTGCCCGGGATCGACTTTCCGATCCGGTTCGAGGTGACGAAGGCCGCCATCTGCCACCTGGGCAGCCACTGCACCTGCCGCCGGGTACTTGCCGGGTTCGATCTCGGGAATCGGACGCCCGGCGCCCGTGGCAGGGCGGCCCGCCGGTAG
- a CDS encoding COG1361 S-layer family protein: MVVLVLVPTIATAQAPTVFVSNYTVTPAVLMPGDEGTITVVLTSTASPATGSPLNIRLDPGTGETNTSTETPENAYIENVLLNGEGIDVLSGSFQDIGEIGPGQSFPLTFQIRAPGEAGVYFPEVWVSVRNAADVRYPVPVNVNSAYALIKKPALRVERTVPASVDPGDPFNVTLTLYNEGGASASDISVSINATSGAITAGNSENYFIPELGAGEESVLDLTFETDTSAPLGLTPILVTIDYRSADLAEFQQVATIGVPIVGRAEMGIASIRTEPSRITAGDPVDLTIRLENTGTADAESVRATVEGLSLPGSKEAFLGTIEPGNDGPAVFSLQASEAGEFDYTLVVQYTDDYGAHTTRQALQVVVAESSPILAIAAVAAILIIVIVAAVFWYRRQKEE, encoded by the coding sequence ATGGTAGTTCTGGTGCTTGTTCCGACAATAGCGACTGCGCAGGCCCCGACGGTGTTCGTCTCCAACTACACCGTCACCCCCGCCGTCCTGATGCCCGGGGACGAAGGGACGATCACGGTGGTGCTCACGAGTACCGCTTCCCCGGCCACGGGTTCGCCGCTCAACATCCGGCTGGACCCCGGTACCGGAGAGACGAACACCTCGACAGAGACGCCGGAGAACGCCTACATCGAGAATGTGCTCTTAAACGGCGAAGGGATCGATGTTCTCTCCGGGAGTTTCCAGGATATCGGCGAGATCGGTCCCGGCCAGTCCTTCCCGCTCACCTTCCAGATCCGTGCTCCCGGCGAGGCGGGGGTCTACTTCCCGGAGGTCTGGGTCAGCGTGCGGAACGCGGCCGATGTACGGTATCCCGTACCGGTGAACGTCAACTCCGCATACGCCCTGATCAAGAAACCCGCGCTCCGGGTGGAGAGGACCGTCCCGGCATCCGTCGACCCGGGTGATCCCTTCAACGTCACGCTCACGCTCTACAACGAGGGCGGGGCAAGCGCAAGCGACATATCCGTCAGCATCAACGCAACCTCCGGCGCGATCACCGCAGGCAACTCGGAGAACTACTTCATCCCCGAACTCGGGGCAGGGGAAGAGTCGGTCCTCGACCTGACGTTCGAGACCGATACCAGCGCACCCCTCGGACTTACACCTATCCTCGTCACTATCGACTACCGGAGCGCCGATCTCGCAGAGTTCCAGCAGGTGGCGACGATCGGTGTCCCCATTGTCGGCCGCGCCGAGATGGGCATCGCCTCCATCAGGACCGAACCTTCCCGGATCACCGCCGGCGACCCCGTGGACCTGACGATCCGGCTGGAGAACACCGGGACGGCGGACGCGGAGTCGGTCCGGGCAACCGTCGAGGGGCTCTCTCTTCCCGGTTCAAAAGAGGCGTTCCTCGGAACAATCGAGCCCGGCAACGACGGTCCCGCCGTCTTCTCCCTGCAGGCCAGCGAGGCGGGAGAGTTCGACTACACCCTCGTCGTACAGTATACCGACGACTACGGGGCGCACACAACCCGGCAGGCCCTGCAGGTTGTTGTTGCGGAATCAAGCCCGATCCTGGCTATCGCCGCCGTGGCAGCGATACTCATCATTGTCATCGTGGCCGCGGTCTTCTGGTACCGGAGACAGAAGGAGGAGTGA
- a CDS encoding ABC transporter permease, with product MLAGLRVSAFLAWKSIQRGSRGTLALTIMIIALIFVNLVFLPSIISGVVETFNTQSIDFDLGNLVIEPREGSQYIDGVGSLQKTVGRIPGITGTSPRIAAGATYFYKGRNAASTLYGITPEDERSVTRIAEYMTEGEFLSNGDTDAIVMGTTLAGTEGEEAGGLPSLQGVGVGDSVEVAYPNGEMRTYRVKGIYETQSFSVDTAAFITSREMSGVLGLQDQASIILVKTEVNGREEEYKTEILSYGIQEEVRTFQEKSGGFVDQAIQSFNIINAISTLVSLIIAIVVVFIVIFINTVNRRRQIGILKAIGIDQQIIINSYVLQVLFITTVGALAGIVLNAGVTTYLTAYPLVFPGGPVYPVVEASAILRSIASLFAVSVVAGYIPAWRIAREDILSAIRG from the coding sequence GTGCTTGCAGGCCTCAGGGTCTCCGCGTTCCTGGCGTGGAAGTCCATCCAGCGTGGGAGCAGAGGGACGCTCGCCCTCACCATCATGATCATCGCCCTCATCTTCGTGAACCTGGTCTTCCTCCCCTCCATCATCTCCGGGGTCGTCGAGACCTTCAACACCCAGTCTATCGACTTCGACCTTGGAAATCTGGTCATCGAGCCCCGGGAGGGGAGCCAGTATATCGACGGCGTCGGATCTCTCCAGAAGACGGTCGGGCGGATCCCCGGGATCACCGGCACATCACCCCGGATAGCCGCCGGGGCAACCTACTTTTATAAGGGCCGCAACGCCGCAAGCACGCTTTACGGCATAACGCCCGAGGATGAGCGGTCGGTGACGAGGATTGCCGAGTACATGACCGAGGGAGAGTTTCTCTCGAACGGAGATACCGACGCAATCGTCATGGGCACGACCCTCGCGGGGACGGAGGGGGAGGAGGCAGGCGGCCTTCCCTCGCTTCAGGGGGTCGGGGTCGGCGACTCGGTGGAGGTAGCCTACCCGAACGGCGAGATGCGGACCTACCGGGTGAAGGGGATCTACGAGACCCAGTCCTTCAGCGTCGATACGGCAGCCTTCATCACCAGCCGCGAGATGAGCGGGGTGCTCGGCCTCCAGGACCAGGCGTCCATCATCCTGGTGAAGACCGAGGTTAACGGCAGGGAGGAGGAGTACAAGACGGAGATCCTCTCCTACGGCATCCAGGAGGAGGTCCGGACGTTCCAGGAGAAGTCGGGAGGGTTCGTCGACCAGGCGATCCAGAGTTTCAACATCATCAACGCCATCTCGACGCTCGTCAGCCTGATCATCGCCATCGTGGTGGTCTTCATCGTGATCTTCATCAACACCGTGAACCGGCGGCGGCAGATCGGGATCTTGAAGGCGATCGGGATCGACCAGCAGATCATCATCAACTCCTACGTCCTCCAGGTGCTCTTCATCACCACCGTCGGGGCGCTGGCCGGGATAGTGCTGAACGCCGGCGTGACGACCTACCTGACCGCCTATCCGCTCGTCTTCCCCGGCGGCCCGGTCTACCCGGTCGTGGAAGCGTCGGCAATCCTCCGGAGCATCGCGAGCCTCTTTGCGGTCTCGGTGGTGGCGGGCTACATCCCGGCGTGGCGGATAGCACGGGAGGATATCCTCTCCGCAATCAGGGGGTGA
- a CDS encoding ABC transporter ATP-binding protein yields MIVAEDLRRVYTMGRVEVRALGGVSLEVAKGEFVGIMGASGSGKSTLLHILGLLDRPDSGRVTIDGTDVLALSDHRRTLFRLNRLGYVFQDYALIGELTALENVYLTSLVRGASKKEYLDRSADILERVGLGDRMDHRQSELSGGEQQRVAIARALVNNPSILLADEPCANLDSQTSKSILDLFARLNEDLDQTIVMVSHEEWHKEYFCRVVTLQDGLIADVTECRKGPRPGGGE; encoded by the coding sequence ATGATCGTCGCAGAGGACCTCAGGAGGGTCTACACCATGGGGAGGGTGGAGGTCCGCGCCCTCGGGGGCGTCTCGCTTGAGGTCGCAAAGGGGGAGTTCGTCGGGATAATGGGCGCGAGCGGCAGCGGCAAGTCGACACTCCTCCATATCCTCGGGCTCCTCGACCGCCCCGACTCCGGCAGGGTGACGATCGACGGGACCGACGTCCTCGCCCTCTCCGACCACCGGCGGACCCTCTTCCGGCTGAACCGGCTCGGCTACGTCTTCCAGGACTACGCGCTGATCGGGGAGCTCACGGCACTCGAGAACGTCTACCTAACGTCGCTTGTCCGGGGGGCATCAAAGAAGGAGTATCTCGACCGGAGCGCCGATATCCTGGAGCGGGTCGGCCTCGGCGACCGGATGGACCACCGGCAGAGCGAACTCTCGGGCGGGGAGCAGCAGCGCGTGGCGATAGCCCGGGCGCTCGTGAACAACCCGAGCATCCTGCTCGCCGACGAGCCCTGCGCCAACTTGGACAGCCAGACCTCGAAGAGCATCCTCGACCTCTTCGCCCGGTTGAACGAAGACCTGGACCAGACGATCGTGATGGTCTCGCACGAGGAGTGGCATAAGGAGTACTTCTGCCGGGTCGTCACCCTGCAGGACGGGTTGATCGCGGATGTAACGGAGTGCAGGAAGGGGCCACGCCCGGGCGGCGGGGAGTAG
- a CDS encoding DUF1059 domain-containing protein yields MQEMKTFRCKDLGLACEFEEKAESENELIKRVEGHVQTAHQMNPEQPEVQEKIRKAMK; encoded by the coding sequence ATGCAGGAGATGAAGACATTCAGGTGCAAGGACCTTGGCCTTGCGTGCGAGTTTGAGGAGAAGGCAGAGAGTGAGAACGAGCTGATCAAGCGGGTCGAAGGGCATGTTCAGACAGCCCACCAGATGAACCCGGAACAGCCCGAAGTGCAGGAGAAGATCCGCAAGGCGATGAAGTGA
- a CDS encoding class I SAM-dependent methyltransferase, with the protein MVQHRHSWRHSPEEEAARRRWQHPESILEGIGLAPGGTFVDVGCGDGFFALPAARIVGPHGRVCGIDIDAGALDLLREKARSGGFDNVLLHQGMAEEIVLCDGCADVVFFGIDLHDFVDPVQVLANAKRMALDTGVIVDVDWKKEPLPLGPPPAKKFSTEHAASLMAEAGLEVRTVAESGPYHYIITAVPGR; encoded by the coding sequence ATGGTGCAGCACAGGCATTCCTGGAGACACTCGCCCGAGGAGGAGGCCGCACGCCGGCGCTGGCAGCATCCGGAGTCCATCCTTGAGGGGATCGGGCTTGCTCCCGGAGGCACCTTCGTCGATGTCGGGTGCGGGGACGGATTCTTCGCGCTTCCTGCGGCACGGATCGTCGGGCCGCACGGCCGTGTCTGCGGGATAGATATCGATGCCGGAGCGCTGGACCTGCTCCGGGAGAAGGCCCGCTCCGGGGGTTTCGACAACGTCCTCCTCCACCAGGGGATGGCCGAGGAGATCGTCCTCTGTGACGGATGCGCGGACGTCGTCTTCTTCGGCATCGACCTCCACGACTTCGTCGACCCGGTCCAGGTCCTTGCGAATGCAAAGCGGATGGCGCTCGACACCGGAGTGATCGTCGACGTGGACTGGAAGAAGGAACCCCTTCCCCTCGGCCCGCCGCCCGCAAAGAAGTTCAGCACCGAGCATGCGGCGTCGCTGATGGCGGAGGCGGGGCTGGAGGTCAGGACGGTGGCGGAGTCAGGGCCGTACCACTACATCATCACGGCCGTGCCGGGGCGGTAA
- a CDS encoding DUF3558 domain-containing protein, whose amino-acid sequence MRISPQKLIFPALLVVLGLCLLTAGCTSDESDTTTPQVTPAATTTVSGAAQGSVTAVSFETLISLLPDAPAGWTAEEAVGASWTADDGQWTWASCDYRKGDAVAAVMIQDSAYYGVGYWESWDSLVAFETTEGYYKQKTVGGHPAWEVFTEPDSYGTWVGINERFMVYISVDGSKQDLDAFVNAVDYGSIANLK is encoded by the coding sequence ATGAGAATATCCCCCCAGAAACTGATCTTCCCGGCACTCCTCGTTGTGCTCGGGCTCTGCCTTCTCACGGCAGGCTGTACGTCGGACGAATCCGATACGACCACACCGCAGGTAACCCCTGCCGCCACCACTACCGTCTCCGGGGCCGCACAGGGAAGCGTAACCGCGGTCTCGTTTGAGACCCTTATCTCGCTCCTGCCCGATGCGCCGGCGGGCTGGACTGCAGAGGAAGCCGTCGGGGCATCCTGGACTGCCGATGACGGCCAGTGGACCTGGGCGTCCTGTGATTACAGGAAAGGCGATGCCGTGGCAGCGGTCATGATCCAGGACTCGGCCTACTACGGTGTGGGCTACTGGGAGTCATGGGACTCGCTTGTCGCGTTCGAGACGACTGAAGGCTACTACAAGCAGAAAACGGTCGGTGGACACCCTGCCTGGGAGGTCTTCACCGAACCGGACTCCTATGGCACCTGGGTCGGCATCAATGAACGGTTCATGGTCTATATCAGTGTCGACGGATCCAAGCAGGATCTCGATGCGTTCGTAAACGCCGTCGATTACGGCAGCATCGCGAACCTGAAGTAA
- a CDS encoding protease inhibitor I42 family protein: MVQKKSIYAVLVAGLLALCMLGAGCTSQPAEPGTPTATPTPVATTPPAAEEFVFNETNNNETITLPVGSAITISLDENPTTGYEWNVTSSAGLEYVNDTYIAPETGLVGAGGVHVWEYLAAEEGSAEFSAIYKRPWENVTGNETTFSMAFVIE, encoded by the coding sequence ATGGTTCAGAAAAAGAGTATCTATGCCGTCCTGGTTGCAGGACTCCTGGCACTGTGCATGCTCGGTGCCGGTTGCACGTCGCAGCCGGCGGAACCGGGAACCCCGACCGCGACGCCCACCCCGGTGGCGACCACGCCGCCCGCGGCGGAAGAATTCGTCTTTAACGAGACGAACAACAACGAAACCATCACGCTCCCGGTCGGGAGCGCCATCACCATCAGCCTCGACGAGAACCCGACGACCGGATACGAGTGGAACGTCACCTCTTCCGCCGGGCTCGAGTACGTGAACGACACTTACATCGCGCCGGAGACCGGACTCGTGGGTGCCGGAGGCGTGCACGTATGGGAGTACCTCGCTGCCGAGGAAGGCAGCGCCGAGTTCTCCGCGATCTACAAGCGCCCCTGGGAGAACGTGACCGGAAACGAGACCACATTCTCGATGGCGTTTGTCATCGAGTAA
- a CDS encoding MBL fold metallo-hydrolase translates to MTAADPGMGSSAGSGQATRAPARRTESVAVRYLPAVISVPLGPTTAFVVRDRSAILIDTGNPGDEMAILAAMRRACIRPDEVSLILVTHGHPDNYGSADALRELTGAPVAVHEADAGAMRLGFDGLRFPAGLIPRLMRFAGGRKTVPGSGGVEPDIVVRGIADLAAFGVRGRIVPTPGHTSGSISVLVAGGTAIVGDLLSALFPGGRPRLPFRMDDPAAARRSLRTLLAFGPERVYGAHGGPWRGTEVLRWFGNGR, encoded by the coding sequence ATGACGGCTGCCGACCCGGGTATGGGGAGCTCTGCCGGGAGCGGACAGGCTACCCGGGCTCCGGCACGAAGGACAGAGAGCGTCGCCGTTCGCTACCTGCCGGCGGTCATCTCCGTCCCGCTCGGCCCGACCACCGCGTTCGTTGTCAGGGACCGGAGCGCGATCCTGATCGACACCGGCAACCCCGGGGATGAGATGGCCATCCTGGCCGCGATGAGGAGAGCGTGCATCAGGCCAGACGAAGTTTCGCTGATCCTGGTCACCCACGGCCATCCGGACAACTACGGGAGCGCCGACGCGCTCCGGGAACTGACCGGCGCACCGGTCGCCGTCCACGAGGCCGACGCCGGTGCCATGCGCCTCGGGTTTGACGGGCTGCGTTTTCCCGCCGGGCTCATCCCGCGCCTGATGAGGTTTGCAGGCGGCAGGAAGACCGTTCCCGGTTCGGGCGGTGTTGAGCCCGATATCGTCGTCAGGGGCATCGCCGACCTTGCGGCCTTCGGGGTGCGGGGCAGGATCGTTCCCACGCCGGGGCATACTTCCGGCTCGATCTCGGTACTCGTTGCCGGCGGCACCGCTATCGTCGGGGACCTTCTCTCTGCTCTGTTTCCCGGAGGGAGGCCCCGGCTGCCCTTCAGGATGGACGACCCCGCGGCGGCACGGAGGAGCCTCCGGACACTCCTTGCCTTCGGGCCGGAACGGGTCTACGGGGCGCATGGAGGGCCGTGGCGGGGGACGGAGGTCTTGCGGTGGTTCGGGAACGGGCGGTGA